The Salvia miltiorrhiza cultivar Shanhuang (shh) chromosome 1, IMPLAD_Smil_shh, whole genome shotgun sequence genome has a window encoding:
- the LOC131009129 gene encoding uncharacterized protein LOC131009129 produces MNNLFSFRYTASKPDGWRWSLEPNGKFTVKSAYKALSLAAGVNSCGGQEVELLTVWKAQVPLKAKTTAWRILMGRMATCDNLQRRKVINSNADATCILCKEEIETSDHVFFSCKLTSNLWYAILKWVGKHSVLPRRAKDHLEAFRNLGEKEDTSFLNTIWLCFVWCVWKWRNVCKFQQEEWKAERVLAEIKTRTWGWVSAFSKQPNLRDFRS; encoded by the exons ATGAACAATTTGTTTTCATTCAGATATACTGCAA GTAAACCAGACGGATGGAGATGGAGCTTGGAGCCGAACGGAAAATTCACGGTCAAGTCGGCGTACAAGGCGCTCAGTTTGGCAGCCGGTGTTAACAGTTGCGGAGGTCAAGAGGTGGAACTTTTAACTGTCTGGAAAGCACAAGTGCCGCTCAAGGCCAAAACAACAGCATGGAGAATATTGATGGGAAGGATGGCAACATGCGACAATCTTCAAAGACGCAAAGTGATAAACTCCAATGCTGATGCCACCTGCATTCTTTGTAAGGAAGAGATCGAAACCTCAGATCATGTGTTCTTCTCATGTAAATTGACCTCAAATCTCTGGTACGCAATCCTCAAATGGGTTGGTAAACATTCGGTACTTCCACGCAGAGCAAAGGATCATCTGGAGGCTTTCAGGAATTTGGGGGAAAAGGAGGACACTTCTTTCTTGAATACTATCTGGCTCTGCTTTGTCTGGTGTGTGTGGAAGTGGAGAAACGTTTGCAAGTTTCAGCAGGAAGAATGGAAGGCTGAAAGAGTTCTGGCAGAAATCAAAACAAGAACGTGGGGTTGGGTCTCGGCTTTCTCCAAGCAGCCGAACTTAAGGGACTTCAGGAGTTAG